From the Scyliorhinus canicula chromosome 4, sScyCan1.1, whole genome shotgun sequence genome, the window ggagcacccggaggaaacccacacagacacggggaggacgtgcagactccacacagacagtgacccaagccgggaatcgaacctgggatcttggagcggtgaagcaacagtgctaaccactgtgctaccgtgccgctcatatTCCCCCCCAGAGGACAACCAAGTTCTCAGTTGGACAGTCAGCTGGACAGATTGGAGCTCGGgctgtgcagcaccccctcagtactgcatccgCCTGGAGTGCTGAAGGAACCCATAAACCTCTGACTCAGAAGCACTCAGGTGTGTGAGCCACATAACCACTGCAGACTAAATACAAAGTGTAGGCAGGGAAAGCTAGGCGAATGAGGGGTCGAGCAGGCTTGCTTTTATTTGCAGCTAAAATAACAATGTCATTTTATTGAGAATATATAACAATCTGACGGTATTTCAATTGCCCGCGAGAATCGATGTGGGGCATTGAGACCTGCCAAGGCTGTATGAATACACGCCCAAGTGCACACATTCTGCTTTGCGCTTTTCCACATTGCCTTGCAGACTGAAGCAGGTAGAAGgcggcaggagctgggggggggggggggggggggatcgctggGGACTTGTCAGCTTCGCAAGCAACACTCGAATAACAATGGTTGTGAGGACGCCCGGAGCGCTGGTGTTGGCGAGAGCACCTCGATGTCGCTGTCCTCCAATGAGGTGCTGAAATGCAAGCtgcgggaggggggagtgggtgcttACCCCAGCTCCCGCCCTCCCAGCTCAACATTACACAGCACAGGAGCCAGGGAGGAGCAGAGCTCGCATCAACAGCAGCCTGTTCAACACATCGGACGGGGCAGGCAGTCAGAGTGGCGGATTGGCAACTCGCGATGTGGCCACAGCCCAAGTGGCTTCATCCAGGATCCTGATCCAAGACCTCAAAGCGCAAGTTTGACACCCAAATCGCTGTGGGCTCACCCCTGGGTGGAGCAGCCACTGGTTCCAGCGGGGAGACAGCGGGGTGACATGGCTAATTCCCCTTGGAGGGGGAGATGGAAGAGCTTGATGCTATTTTTCTGCAGGTTGGTCAGCATTCTGGATGGAGCGAGCGGGCAGATCCGCTATTCCATTCCCGAGGAGTTGAAGCACGGGGCTTTCGTTGGGAATATCGCGGACGATCTGGGGTTAAACGTGGCCGAATTGTCCGCTCGGAGGTTCCGGATCGTGCCCAGCGCCCGCAGGCATTACCTGGAGGTGAATTTGGAGAATGGCATCTTGTTTGTCAATGAGAAAATCGACCGGGAAGCTGTGTGCGGGCTGAATGCCGCCTGCTTCCTCAGCCTGGAGGTGGTGATTGAAAGTCCTCTGGAGCTGTACCAGGCTGAAATCGAGATTCTGGATGTGAATGACAACCCCCCAGCTTTCCCCAGCACCCAGGTCAAGCTGGACATCACCGAGTCGGCGGCCCCCGGCTCCCGCTTCCCCCTGGAAAGTGCCCAGGACCCAGACGTGGGCACCAACTCCCTGCGCACCTACCGGCTCAGCCCCAATGAACACTTCGTCCTGGAGGTGCAGACCAGGAGTGAgcgcagcaagatcccagagCTGATCCTGGAGAGGTCCCTGGACCGGGAGAGGCAGACGGTGCACCGGCTGCTGCTCACCGCGCTCGACGGGGGGGTCCCGGAGAGATCGGGCAGCGTCCGCATCGCCATCCACGTTGTGGACGCCAACGACAACGCGCCGGTGTTCGAGCGGCCGGTCTACACGGTGAGGGTGGCGGAGAACGCGCCCAGGGGCACACTCCTCATCCAGCTCAACGCCAGCGACCTGGATGAAGGCACCAATGGCCGAATAGCTTACTCCCTGGGCAGCCACGCGCACGGGACGGTGCGGGAGCTGTTCTCGGTGGATCCGCACACGGGGCAGGTGcgggtgaagggggggttggattacgagggggGTCCCGTGCATGAGGTCTATGTCCAAGCCAAGGATCTGGGACCCAACGCGGTGGCCGCCCATTGCAACGtgatagtggaggtggaggacGTGAATGACAACCGGCCGGAGATTGTGCTGACCTCCCTGTCCAGCCCGGTACCAGAGGACGCTTCCCCGGGTACGGTCATCGCCCTGATCAGTGTGACGGACCGGGACACCGGGGCTAACGGCAGAGTGAGCTGCCGGCTGACCGGGAGCCCCCCCTTCAAGCTGCTGCCCTCCTTCAGGAAGTATTTCACTCTAGTGACCGAGCGGCGGCTCGACCGGGAGCTGGTGCCCGAGTATAATGTGACGGTGGCGGCCCGGGACGGCGGCTCGCCCCCGCTCTCCAGCAGCCGCACCATCCGGGTGAAGGTGTCGGATGTGAACGACAACGCGCCCCGCTTCTCCCGAGCCTCCTACACCGTGTACGTGATGGAGAACAACGCGCCCGGAGCCTCCATCTGCTCGGTGACGGCAGAGGATCCCGACGCCAACCAGAATTCCTACCTGTCCTACTCCATCCTGGAGGGCCAGGTCCAGGGAATGCCCGTCTCCACCTACGTGTCGGTGAACTCGGACACCGGTAGCCTGTACGCGCTGCGCTCCTTCGACTTTGAGCAGCTCAGGAAGTTCCGCGTGCAGATCCGGGCGCAGGACGCAGGCTTCACGCCTCTGAGCAGCAATTGCACCATCAACATCTTGATCCTGGACCAGAACGACAACGGCCCGGTGATCGTGGCGCCGCTGCCCCGCAATGGCTCGGTGGCAGCGGAGACGGTGCCCCGCTGGGCGGCGGCGGGGCATCTGGCGGTGAGAGTGACGGCGGTGGACGCGGACCAGGGGGCGAACGCCCGGCTCTCCTACCGCCTGCTGCGGGCCACCGAGCGCGGGCTCTTCAAGCTGGATGTGCACACCGGGGAGATTCGCATGGCGCGGCCCTTCGGCCCCCGGGACTCGCCCCAGCAGAGCCTGGTACTGCAAGCCCAGGACGGTGGGGTGCCCCCGCtctctgccaccctcaccatcctgcTGACGGCGGTGGACCGGGTGCCCGAGCCCCGGGCAGAGCCTGACCGGGACAGCCAGCTGAACTCAGACCTGACCCTCTACCTGATCATCTCGCTGGGCTCCATCTCCTTCCTCTTCCTGCTCGCCATCCTGCTGCTCGCCCTCGCCCGCTGGCACCGGCACCGGCTCCACGCTGATGGCTGCTCCCCGCTCGCCTGCTGCCCCGCCGCCCGGAGGAGGAACACGGCCCACATCTTCCAGAAGCCCGATGTGAACCTGCAGCTGGCGGCTGGCGCCCAGGGCGCAGCGATCGGCAGTGGCGAGTTCCCCACCTGTGGCGAGTTCCCTGCCTGCCGCCTGCCCTCCCAGGCTTATCGCTACAAAGTGTGCCTGACCCCCGAATCTGCCAAGAGCGACTTCATGTTCCTCAGACCGTGCGGACCTGCCACCCCGCCCAATAACAACCCCCTGCAGGGCTGCCATGTCCGAGTGGccggaggcagtgggctcagcgCTGCCACCAAGGCACCAACTGAGGTGAGGCTACATCACTCAACTCACTATCCAGCGGATGGAACTGAGCCCAATTTCCCCATTTCCAGACCCTTTATACTTCACCCTCACGCAGCTCATTTCAACCTCCTGTGCAATACAACACAAAAcatggcaattcggcccatcttcATTGTGCTGGCTCATTGAGAGAGATATCCTGttagcccacccccccacccaactgctCCTTGACctcagaaatccaaagtttgGCTTTCCACTTCCTATCCTTCAGAGATTTACTGTTCAACCTGTTTCTTCCAGGCAGAGCCCGCCTAAGGGAagcctcctccccatccctctcacacacacacacacacacagcagacacacagacacacacagccagacataacacacacacagccagacacacacacagccagacacacatgtacacacacatatagccagacacacacatacatacagccagacacagacacacacagccagacataacacacacacagccagacacacacacagccagacacacatgtacacacacatatagccagacacacacatacatacagccagacacacacacacagccagacgcacacacatacacacacatacagccagacacacagacatacagccacacacacacacacagagccacacacacacagccatacacacagccacacacagccagacacacacacagccagacacacacacacagagccacacacagcaacacagccagacacacactcaaacagctacacacacacagccacacacacacagccagagaaacacacacagccagacacacacacacacagccagacacacacacacagccagacacacacacacacagccagacacacacacacagccagacacacacacagccagagaaacacacacagccagacacacagacacacacagccagacacacgcacacacacagccagacacacacacacacagccagacacacacacacagccagacacacacacacagccagacacacacacacacacacagacacacacacagccagacacacagacacacacagccagacacacacacacacacagccagacacacacacagccagacacacgaACTCACACATTGAATGTCCTCACCATTcctcaggcacacacacacacacagccagagacacgaacacacacacacgttgaatgtcctcatcattcctcacacacatacactatatAATATGTGACATGTGTGTTAATTTCTTTATTAAGAAACTGCATCAGTGGGGTACCTTTGGGATGTCTAAATATTTGGACACAATTTCCCACCAAGGGCTATTATTTCCAAATTCCAGTTTACGCGTATCTAGCGGGTGACCTGTGTTAATATTGAGTTTTAAAAgctccatggggaggggggggggggggggggggtctttttaCTGCACACCCACCCGAGAAGACGGAGGACCTCACTGCAAACTACGCATCCAGGGACCAAGTTTAACGCAAACATGAACCAATACCGCCCTCACCTCGTCTTTCACACACGGAACTGACCAAGTATTGTTTGTGTTAACCCTCAGATGACCAGTATCCTTGTCTCTTTAAACATATTACGCTGAGGTCTGGTCCGATCCGCTGTCTTCTACATCCACTGAAGTTATCGGCAATCATGCTTTGAACAGGCGAGATCTAAAACGTCTACTCGAACCACCGCAAGCTCCCAATGGGACAACATGTCCAATCTTACCGGGGCACCTCACTACGCAATCTACAATCACATCAACTGTCCTGTACTCGGGCAGATCCCCTCTGTGTCTTACATTTAGTGAAGCTGTAGTCGCCCTAACAAAGAACGTCTTAATATTTCACCATAGCTCCATCTCCCCCCTTTCCCTCAATAACTCCGACAAAGGAATTATTCGGCCATTGTTATTTCTTGGGTTAATGTTCCAAGGTGACAAGAAATGTACTTGTAGCAAGATTGCCGTCACTGGCTGTGTGCAGGTATCTTGGCAGAGTCAAATGTGTACACCCCGCGCTCTGGCGGTCCGAtgttactgcccccccccccccccccccccccaccacacacacacacacaccctgtacagaccccactcccaccctgatCTGGGTCAGTGGGGGTATTGGATACTCCACACGGTGAGAATCGATGCCCACAGAATCGGAAGAAAGAGCCGGTTCATCACTGAGGGAGTCATCGATACTTTTTatgccactttttaaaaattaagagttttaaaaaaaattgcagaCTGCAAGATACGATGCTGGATTAGCCCTTGCTGCATTCCGGCGTTGTGAGCCCACACCATTCTCCTGGCTGCCTCCCTTACCCGCCAGATAGAGGGCTAGGGGTGAGACAGGGAGAGCTGAAAACCACATTGATGACTGGAGACGGAGCTGAGCATTTTCCGCGGGCTTTGTAACTCCGCCTGAGTTGATTTGAAGGGAGGTTGCGCTGCTGTCCTCGCTATAGTTTGCACACTGCGATACCCAGAGAATCAGAGAGCTCGGAGGCAGGCCATTCGGCCGGTCGCTTCccgaccagctctttgaaagagcgacTTGTGCCCCATTACACTGCCTTTTCCCTTGATCCAGTTTCCCTGTTGAAAGACACATTTGGAATTGCTTCTCCCGCCCTGTCAGTGAATTTCGGTGAACAGAGATGCAACATAATGAACTGTTTTCAAGCTGGCTTTGTTTCCCCGCACACACCCAAGTctggttctgcaatctctctcgtGCTGTCACTGTTTTCACTCCACTGTAATTAATCTCCAATTAGTTCAGTCTCGCTTACCAAACGGGCCCCAAATTGCGGGTGGGCAAGCGATCAGATTGTGAGGTGATTGGGGGGCGAaggggagtgggggcgggggtgtcATTGCTAATGTCACAGTGTGTATTGATCTAATGATCCGTTCACTCACATCACAGCCTTCTGCAAATCAATAGTACTGTGCCGTCTATGCACAGGACCAGAATTAATATGCAGTCGGATGAGTAACACTCGTAAACCTTAatgcagcctccccccccctcaccctcaccccgccctctGCTGAGAGA encodes:
- the LOC119965468 gene encoding protocadherin-10-like isoform X5; translation: MSLSSNEVLKCKLREGGVGAYPSSRPPSSTLHSTGAREEQSSHQQQPVQHIGRGRQSEWRIGNSRCGHSPSGFIQDPDPRPQSASLTPKSLWAHPWVEQPLVPAGRQRGDMANSPWRGRWKSLMLFFCRLVSILDGASGQIRYSIPEELKHGAFVGNIADDLGLNVAELSARRFRIVPSARRHYLEVNLENGILFVNEKIDREAVCGLNAACFLSLEVVIESPLELYQAEIEILDVNDNPPAFPSTQVKLDITESAAPGSRFPLESAQDPDVGTNSLRTYRLSPNEHFVLEVQTRSERSKIPELILERSLDRERQTVHRLLLTALDGGVPERSGSVRIAIHVVDANDNAPVFERPVYTVRVAENAPRGTLLIQLNASDLDEGTNGRIAYSLGSHAHGTVRELFSVDPHTGQVRVKGGLDYEGGPVHEVYVQAKDLGPNAVAAHCNVIVEVEDVNDNRPEIVLTSLSSPVPEDASPGTVIALISVTDRDTGANGRVSCRLTGSPPFKLLPSFRKYFTLVTERRLDRELVPEYNVTVAARDGGSPPLSSSRTIRVKVSDVNDNAPRFSRASYTVYVMENNAPGASICSVTAEDPDANQNSYLSYSILEGQVQGMPVSTYVSVNSDTGSLYALRSFDFEQLRKFRVQIRAQDAGFTPLSSNCTINILILDQNDNGPVIVAPLPRNGSVAAETVPRWAAAGHLAVRVTAVDADQGANARLSYRLLRATERGLFKLDVHTGEIRMARPFGPRDSPQQSLVLQAQDGGVPPLSATLTILLTAVDRVPEPRAEPDRDSQLNSDLTLYLIISLGSISFLFLLAILLLALARWHRHRLHADGCSPLACCPAARRRNTAHIFQKPDVNLQLAAGAQGAAIGSGEFPTCGEFPACRLPSQAYRYKVCLTPESAKSDFMFLRPCGPATPPNNNPLQGCHVRVAGGSGLSAATKAPTELTGAGGDGDSKRWADGVRQSAVSGHYTNRQEPMG
- the LOC119965468 gene encoding protocadherin-10-like isoform X6, which produces MSLSSNEVLKCKLREGGVGAYPSSRPPSSTLHSTGAREEQSSHQQQPVQHIGRGRQSEWRIGNSRCGHSPSGFIQDPDPRPQSASLTPKSLWAHPWVEQPLVPAGRQRGDMANSPWRGRWKSLMLFFCRLVSILDGASGQIRYSIPEELKHGAFVGNIADDLGLNVAELSARRFRIVPSARRHYLEVNLENGILFVNEKIDREAVCGLNAACFLSLEVVIESPLELYQAEIEILDVNDNPPAFPSTQVKLDITESAAPGSRFPLESAQDPDVGTNSLRTYRLSPNEHFVLEVQTRSERSKIPELILERSLDRERQTVHRLLLTALDGGVPERSGSVRIAIHVVDANDNAPVFERPVYTVRVAENAPRGTLLIQLNASDLDEGTNGRIAYSLGSHAHGTVRELFSVDPHTGQVRVKGGLDYEGGPVHEVYVQAKDLGPNAVAAHCNVIVEVEDVNDNRPEIVLTSLSSPVPEDASPGTVIALISVTDRDTGANGRVSCRLTGSPPFKLLPSFRKYFTLVTERRLDRELVPEYNVTVAARDGGSPPLSSSRTIRVKVSDVNDNAPRFSRASYTVYVMENNAPGASICSVTAEDPDANQNSYLSYSILEGQVQGMPVSTYVSVNSDTGSLYALRSFDFEQLRKFRVQIRAQDAGFTPLSSNCTINILILDQNDNGPVIVAPLPRNGSVAAETVPRWAAAGHLAVRVTAVDADQGANARLSYRLLRATERGLFKLDVHTGEIRMARPFGPRDSPQQSLVLQAQDGGVPPLSATLTILLTAVDRVPEPRAEPDRDSQLNSDLTLYLIISLGSISFLFLLAILLLALARWHRHRLHADGCSPLACCPAARRRNTAHIFQKPDVNLQLAAGAQGAAIGSGEFPTCGEFPACRLPSQAYRYKVCLTPESAKSDFMFLRPCGPATPPNNNPLQGCHVRVAGGSGLSAATKAPTEEPMG
- the LOC119965468 gene encoding protocadherin-10-like isoform X2; protein product: MSLSSNEVLKCKLREGGVGAYPSSRPPSSTLHSTGAREEQSSHQQQPVQHIGRGRQSEWRIGNSRCGHSPSGFIQDPDPRPQSASLTPKSLWAHPWVEQPLVPAGRQRGDMANSPWRGRWKSLMLFFCRLVSILDGASGQIRYSIPEELKHGAFVGNIADDLGLNVAELSARRFRIVPSARRHYLEVNLENGILFVNEKIDREAVCGLNAACFLSLEVVIESPLELYQAEIEILDVNDNPPAFPSTQVKLDITESAAPGSRFPLESAQDPDVGTNSLRTYRLSPNEHFVLEVQTRSERSKIPELILERSLDRERQTVHRLLLTALDGGVPERSGSVRIAIHVVDANDNAPVFERPVYTVRVAENAPRGTLLIQLNASDLDEGTNGRIAYSLGSHAHGTVRELFSVDPHTGQVRVKGGLDYEGGPVHEVYVQAKDLGPNAVAAHCNVIVEVEDVNDNRPEIVLTSLSSPVPEDASPGTVIALISVTDRDTGANGRVSCRLTGSPPFKLLPSFRKYFTLVTERRLDRELVPEYNVTVAARDGGSPPLSSSRTIRVKVSDVNDNAPRFSRASYTVYVMENNAPGASICSVTAEDPDANQNSYLSYSILEGQVQGMPVSTYVSVNSDTGSLYALRSFDFEQLRKFRVQIRAQDAGFTPLSSNCTINILILDQNDNGPVIVAPLPRNGSVAAETVPRWAAAGHLAVRVTAVDADQGANARLSYRLLRATERGLFKLDVHTGEIRMARPFGPRDSPQQSLVLQAQDGGVPPLSATLTILLTAVDRVPEPRAEPDRDSQLNSDLTLYLIISLGSISFLFLLAILLLALARWHRHRLHADGCSPLACCPAARRRNTAHIFQKPDVNLQLAAGAQGAAIGSGEFPTCGEFPACRLPSQAYRYKVCLTPESAKSDFMFLRPCGPATPPNNNPLQGCHVRVAGGSGLSAATKAPTEVKQQNTDYPPFQRNVGFSSREPEETGIRNDGQTESGKVRSAVTTPTDRNQWASPVARS
- the LOC119965468 gene encoding protocadherin-10-like isoform X4, which gives rise to MSLSSNEVLKCKLREGGVGAYPSSRPPSSTLHSTGAREEQSSHQQQPVQHIGRGRQSEWRIGNSRCGHSPSGFIQDPDPRPQSASLTPKSLWAHPWVEQPLVPAGRQRGDMANSPWRGRWKSLMLFFCRLVSILDGASGQIRYSIPEELKHGAFVGNIADDLGLNVAELSARRFRIVPSARRHYLEVNLENGILFVNEKIDREAVCGLNAACFLSLEVVIESPLELYQAEIEILDVNDNPPAFPSTQVKLDITESAAPGSRFPLESAQDPDVGTNSLRTYRLSPNEHFVLEVQTRSERSKIPELILERSLDRERQTVHRLLLTALDGGVPERSGSVRIAIHVVDANDNAPVFERPVYTVRVAENAPRGTLLIQLNASDLDEGTNGRIAYSLGSHAHGTVRELFSVDPHTGQVRVKGGLDYEGGPVHEVYVQAKDLGPNAVAAHCNVIVEVEDVNDNRPEIVLTSLSSPVPEDASPGTVIALISVTDRDTGANGRVSCRLTGSPPFKLLPSFRKYFTLVTERRLDRELVPEYNVTVAARDGGSPPLSSSRTIRVKVSDVNDNAPRFSRASYTVYVMENNAPGASICSVTAEDPDANQNSYLSYSILEGQVQGMPVSTYVSVNSDTGSLYALRSFDFEQLRKFRVQIRAQDAGFTPLSSNCTINILILDQNDNGPVIVAPLPRNGSVAAETVPRWAAAGHLAVRVTAVDADQGANARLSYRLLRATERGLFKLDVHTGEIRMARPFGPRDSPQQSLVLQAQDGGVPPLSATLTILLTAVDRVPEPRAEPDRDSQLNSDLTLYLIISLGSISFLFLLAILLLALARWHRHRLHADGCSPLACCPAARRRNTAHIFQKPDVNLQLAAGAQGAAIGSGEFPTCGEFPACRLPSQAYRYKVCLTPESAKSDFMFLRPCGPATPPNNNPLQGCHVRVAGGSGLSAATKAPTELTGAGGDGDSKRWADGVRQSAVSGHYTNRNQWASPVARS
- the LOC119965468 gene encoding protocadherin-10-like isoform X3, whose product is MSLSSNEVLKCKLREGGVGAYPSSRPPSSTLHSTGAREEQSSHQQQPVQHIGRGRQSEWRIGNSRCGHSPSGFIQDPDPRPQSASLTPKSLWAHPWVEQPLVPAGRQRGDMANSPWRGRWKSLMLFFCRLVSILDGASGQIRYSIPEELKHGAFVGNIADDLGLNVAELSARRFRIVPSARRHYLEVNLENGILFVNEKIDREAVCGLNAACFLSLEVVIESPLELYQAEIEILDVNDNPPAFPSTQVKLDITESAAPGSRFPLESAQDPDVGTNSLRTYRLSPNEHFVLEVQTRSERSKIPELILERSLDRERQTVHRLLLTALDGGVPERSGSVRIAIHVVDANDNAPVFERPVYTVRVAENAPRGTLLIQLNASDLDEGTNGRIAYSLGSHAHGTVRELFSVDPHTGQVRVKGGLDYEGGPVHEVYVQAKDLGPNAVAAHCNVIVEVEDVNDNRPEIVLTSLSSPVPEDASPGTVIALISVTDRDTGANGRVSCRLTGSPPFKLLPSFRKYFTLVTERRLDRELVPEYNVTVAARDGGSPPLSSSRTIRVKVSDVNDNAPRFSRASYTVYVMENNAPGASICSVTAEDPDANQNSYLSYSILEGQVQGMPVSTYVSVNSDTGSLYALRSFDFEQLRKFRVQIRAQDAGFTPLSSNCTINILILDQNDNGPVIVAPLPRNGSVAAETVPRWAAAGHLAVRVTAVDADQGANARLSYRLLRATERGLFKLDVHTGEIRMARPFGPRDSPQQSLVLQAQDGGVPPLSATLTILLTAVDRVPEPRAEPDRDSQLNSDLTLYLIISLGSISFLFLLAILLLALARWHRHRLHADGCSPLACCPAARRRNTAHIFQKPDVNLQLAAGAQGAAIGSGEFPTCGEFPACRLPSQAYRYKVCLTPESAKSDFMFLRPCGPATPPNNNPLQGCHVRVAGGSGLSAATKAPTEVKQQNTDYPPFQRNVGFSSREPEETGIRNDGQTESGKVRSAVTTPTGLI
- the LOC119965468 gene encoding protocadherin-10-like isoform X1, whose protein sequence is MSLSSNEVLKCKLREGGVGAYPSSRPPSSTLHSTGAREEQSSHQQQPVQHIGRGRQSEWRIGNSRCGHSPSGFIQDPDPRPQSASLTPKSLWAHPWVEQPLVPAGRQRGDMANSPWRGRWKSLMLFFCRLVSILDGASGQIRYSIPEELKHGAFVGNIADDLGLNVAELSARRFRIVPSARRHYLEVNLENGILFVNEKIDREAVCGLNAACFLSLEVVIESPLELYQAEIEILDVNDNPPAFPSTQVKLDITESAAPGSRFPLESAQDPDVGTNSLRTYRLSPNEHFVLEVQTRSERSKIPELILERSLDRERQTVHRLLLTALDGGVPERSGSVRIAIHVVDANDNAPVFERPVYTVRVAENAPRGTLLIQLNASDLDEGTNGRIAYSLGSHAHGTVRELFSVDPHTGQVRVKGGLDYEGGPVHEVYVQAKDLGPNAVAAHCNVIVEVEDVNDNRPEIVLTSLSSPVPEDASPGTVIALISVTDRDTGANGRVSCRLTGSPPFKLLPSFRKYFTLVTERRLDRELVPEYNVTVAARDGGSPPLSSSRTIRVKVSDVNDNAPRFSRASYTVYVMENNAPGASICSVTAEDPDANQNSYLSYSILEGQVQGMPVSTYVSVNSDTGSLYALRSFDFEQLRKFRVQIRAQDAGFTPLSSNCTINILILDQNDNGPVIVAPLPRNGSVAAETVPRWAAAGHLAVRVTAVDADQGANARLSYRLLRATERGLFKLDVHTGEIRMARPFGPRDSPQQSLVLQAQDGGVPPLSATLTILLTAVDRVPEPRAEPDRDSQLNSDLTLYLIISLGSISFLFLLAILLLALARWHRHRLHADGCSPLACCPAARRRNTAHIFQKPDVNLQLAAGAQGAAIGSGEFPTCGEFPACRLPSQAYRYKVCLTPESAKSDFMFLRPCGPATPPNNNPLQGCHVRVAGGSGLSAATKAPTEVKQQNTDYPPFQRNVGFSSREPEETGIRNDGQTESGKVRSAVTTPTGTNGLAPSPGADDHGWTRRYGPQYPYPDQPTGYKRNIYIPGSIPVKTSKPNSPIDQDQNNTFSTFGKKNKLTSSSLDIERDRTLS